From the genome of Ananas comosus cultivar F153 linkage group 16, ASM154086v1, whole genome shotgun sequence, one region includes:
- the LOC109722417 gene encoding probable purine permease 4: MALSLSRNQPRPAPVRFTRVRRTGGSRFVLLTLNYAALFAGSLSSSLLSRFYFVHHGSNRWVATLVQSAGFPLLLIPVYFTPSSISSSSSSSSFSLGTGHGHGHGRPFSRFTPRLLALSVLLGLLMGVNNLLFSCGTSYLPVSTSSLLLSTQLGFTLVLAAVLVRHPLTFANLNAVVLLTLSSVLLAVRSASQGSDNDRPAGETRAHYFLGFAASLGAAGLFAAYLPVMEIVYRGVVGFRMVVEVQVVMEAAATALAAAGLAADGGWREHGRWDLSPAAYWATIGAVMLSWQLCFMGTAGLIFLTSSLHSGICMTAVLSANVLGGVAAFGDEFGPEKGIATALCVWGFSSYIYGEYMKKRTAETEKELEKIGHGGGGGNPNINGSGNSDGDGDGERVSV, translated from the exons AtggcactctctctctcaaggaaCCAACCCCGGCCTGCGCCGGTCCGGTTCACTCGGGTTCGCCGGACCGGCGGGTCGCGGTTCGTGCTGCTGACGCTGAACTACGCGGCGCTCTTTGCTGGGTCGCTCTCCTCCAGCCTCCTCTCCCGGTTCTACTTCGTCCACCACGGCTCGAACCGGTGGGTCGCCACCCTGGTCCAGTCGGCCGGGTTCCCGCTCCTCCTCATCCCGGTCTATTTCACCCCCTCctccatttcttcttcttcttcgtcttcttctttttctttgggGACGGGGCATGGGCATGGGCATGGGCGTCCGTTCTCGCGATTCACGCCGCGGCTGCTGGCGCTGAGTGTGCTGCTGGGGCTGCTGATGGGGGTGAACAACCTGCTGTTCTCGTGCGGGACTTCGTACCTGCCGGTGTCGACGTCATCGCTGCTGCTGTCGACGCAGCTCGGGTTCACGCTCGTCCTCGCGGCGGTGCTCGTCCGCCACCCGCTCACCTTCGCCAACCTCAACGCCGTCGTGCTGCTCACCCTCAGCTCCGTCCTCCTCGCCGTCCGCTCCGCCTCCCAGGGCTCCGACAACGACCGCCCCGCCGGCGAGACCCGCGCCCACTACTTCCTCGGCTTCGCCGCCTCCCTCGGCGCCGCCGGCCTCTTCGCCGCCTACCTCCCCGTCATGGAGATCGTCTACCGCGGGGTCGTCGGCTTCCGCATGGTCGTCGAGGTGCAG GTTGTgatggaggcggcggcgacggcgctgGCGGCGGCAGGGCTGGCAGCGGACGGGGGCTGGCGCGAGCACGGCAGGTGGGACCTGAGCCCAGCGGCGTACTGGGCGACGATCGGGGCCGTCATGCTCAGCTGGCAGCTCTGCTTCATGGGCACGGCGGGGCTGATCTTCCTGACGTCGTCGCTGCACAGCGGCATCTGCATGACGGCCGTCCTCTCCGCCAACGTGCTCGGCGGCGTCGCGGCCTTCGGCGACGAGTTCGGCCCCGAGAAGGGCATCGCCACCGCGCTCTGCGTGTGGGGCTTCTCCTCGTACATCTACGGCGAGTACATGAAGAAGCGGACGGCGGAGACGGAGAAGGAGCTGGAGAAAATAGGTcatggtggtggcggtggcaaCCCTAATATTAATGGTAGTGGTAATAGTGATGGTGATGGAGATGGAGAGAGGGTGAGTGTGtaa